CCCTGCTCTCCGGTGACCGGCTGCCGGCCGACCCGCGGGGCATGGTCGCGCGCTCCTGGCGCCGGGTCCGGGCCCAGGGCGTCAACCCCGACCTCGGCGACCCGCCCGACCTGATGGGGGCCGACGAGGTCGAGGCCCGGCGCGCGGCGAGCCCGCTGCAGCGGGTGCTGCCGGAGCTGCGGGCCGCGCTCACCTCCGTGGCCGAGGACGCCCGGCACATCATGGTCATCACCGACGCCGACGGGGTGCTGCTCTGGCGCGAGGGCTCCACCGCCGTGCGCCACCGCGCCGACCGGCTGGGCTTCACCGAGGGCGCGAACTGGTCGGAGGGCGTGGTCGGGAGCAACGGCATCGGCACCGCGCTCGCCGAGGCCACCCCGGTGCAGATGTTCGCCGCCGAGCACTTCGTGCGCAGCCACCACGTCTGGACCTGCACCGCCTGCCCCGTGCACGACCCCCGTACCGGCGAGCTGCTCGGTGTCGTCGACGTCAGCGGCCCCGCCGAGACCGTCCACCCGACGACCGTCGCGCTCGTCGGCACGGCGGTGAAGCTCGCCGAGGCGAGCCTGTGGCGGACCCACGAGACGCGCCTGGAGATGCTGCGCAACGTCGCCGCGCCGCTGCTGGTCGACCTGCGCGGGCCCGGGCTGGTGGCCGACGAGCACGGCTGGGTCGCGGCCGTCGCCGGGATGCCCGCGGTCGACCGGATCGCGGTGCCCCGGCCCGGCCACCCGATCGCCATCCACGGGGTCGGGGTGTGCCTCCCGGAGCCGGTCCCCGGGGGCTGGCTGCTGCGCGTCGCGAGCGCCGCACCGATCCGCCTGGAGCTCGACCTCGCCCAGCGCCCGCCCCGGGCCGTCGTCGACGGCGCCAACCGGTGGGTGCATCCGCTGTCCACGCGCCACGCCGAGGTGCTGGTGCTGCTCGCCGCGGCGGGCGGGGCCGGGATGGACGCCGGCGCGCTGTCGGCGGCCCTCTACGGCGACCGGGAGCACCTGGTCACGGTGCGGGCGGAGATGTCGCGGCTGCGCCGCACGCTCGGCGGCCTGCTGCAGGCCCGGCCCTACCGGATCGCCCCCGAGGTCGACGTCGTCGTGCCCGACCTGGGCGTCCTGCGCACGTCGACAGCCCCGGGGATCCGCGGGCTCGCGGCGTGCAACCCGGCTGCAACGGTTGCCCCGGTGCGTCCGACGGGATGAGGTGGGTCACAGCCATGCCCAGCACAGCAGCAGCAGAAGGAGCAGCATGACGTCCACGATCGACCGCACCGACGCCGCCGTCCGCGTCGACGAGTGGCTGGGAGCGTTCCAGGCCGCCCTCACCTCGGGTGACGCCGACGCGGCGGCCGCGCTGTTCGGTGCGGAGAGCTACTGGCGCGACCTGGTGGCCTTCACCTGGAACATCACCACCGTCGAGGGCCCCGCCGGCGTCGCGGACCTGCTCCGCAACACCGACGCAGGCGCCACCGACTTCCGCGTCACCGAGGAGCCGGCCGAGGCCGACGGCGTGACGACGGCGTGGATCGCGTTCGAGACCGCCGTCGGGCGGGGCAGCGGGCTGCTGCGCCTGACCGCCGACGGGAAGGCGTTCACGTTCCTGACCACGCTCGACGAGCTGAAGGGCCACGAGGAGCCCTCGCGCGACCGCCGCCCGATGGGCGCCGAGCACGGGGCCAACCCCGACCGCGTCACCTGGCTGGAGAGCCGCGAGAAGGAGGCGGCGGAGCTGGGCTACACGACCCAGCCCGACGTCGTGATCATCGGCGGCGGGCAGGGCGGCATCGCGCTCGGTGCCCGGCTGCGCCAGCTCGGCGTCTCCACGATCATCGTCGAGCGCAACGAGCGGCCCGGTGACTCGTGGCGCAAGCGCTACAAGTCCCTCGCCCTGCACGACCCGGTCTGGTACGACCACCTGCCCTACCTCGACTTCCCGAAGAACTGGCCGGTGTTCTCGCCGAAGGACAAGATCGGCGACTGGCTGGAGATGTACGCCCGGGTCATGGAGCTGAACTACTGGGGCTCCACCACGGCGAAGTCGGCGACCCGTGCCGGCGACACCTGGGAGGTCGTGGTCGACCGCGCGGGCGAAGAGGTGACGCTGCGGCCGAAGCACGTCGTCATCGCCCTCGGCGTCTCCGGCAAGCCGAACGTGCCGGTCGTGCCGGGCCAGGACGTGTTCCGCGGCGACCAGCACCACTCCTCGGCCCACCCCGGGCCGGACGCCTACAAGGGCAAGAAGGCCGTGGTCGTCGGCTCCAACAACTCCGCGCACGACATCTGCGGTGCGCTGTGGGAGGCCGGGGCCGACGTCACGATGGTGCAGCGGTCCTCCACGCACATCGTGCGGTCGGACTCGCTGATGGACCTCGGGCTCGGTGACCTGTACTCCGAGCGGGCGCTGGAGGCGGGCGTCACCACGTTCAAGGCCGACACGATCTTCGCGTCGCTGCCGTACCGGATCATGCACCAGTTCCAGAAGCCGACCTACGACGCGATCCGCGAGCGCGACGCCGACTACTACGCGGCGCTGGAGAAGGCCGGGTTCCGCCTCGACTTCGGCGACGACGACTCCGGCCTGTTCATGAAGTACCTGCGCCGCGGCTCGGGCTACTACATCGACGTCGGCGCGTCCGAGCTCGTCGCGAACGGGAGCATCAAGCTCGCGCACGGGCAGGTCACGGAGCTGACCGAGAACGAGGTCGTGCTCGCCGACGGCACCCGGCTGGAGGCCGACCTGGTCGTCTGGGCCACCGGCTACGGCTCGATGAACGGCACCGCGGCCGGCATCTTCGGGCAGGAGACGGCCGACCGGCTCGGCAAGGTCTGGGGTCTGGGCAGCGACACCACCAAGGACCCGGGCCCGTGGGAGGGCGAGCAGCGCAACATGTGGAAGCCGACGCAGGTGGAGAACCTGTGGGTGCACGGCGGCAACCTGCACCAGAGCCGCTACTACTCGCTCTACCTCGCCCTGCAGCTCAAGGCCCGCGTCGAGGGCATCCCGACGCCGGTCTACAAGCTGCAGGAGGTGCACCACACCTCGTAGGCCTCGTGAGCGGAAACGGCGGCCCCGGCCGCCGTTTCCGCTCACGGGCGGCGGAGCCGCTGCTCAGCCCCCCGCCATCGCCCCGACGACGAGCAGCGGCTCGGCGCCGCGGGCCACGGCGTCGGGCAGGGGGGCGTCGGGCGGGTCGTGGGAGAGGTCCTGCTCGCAGG
This sequence is a window from Pseudonocardia petroleophila. Protein-coding genes within it:
- a CDS encoding GAF domain-containing protein, encoding MDEGVCAVRSGVDVARHARMLARVHDALLSGDRLPADPRGMVARSWRRVRAQGVNPDLGDPPDLMGADEVEARRAASPLQRVLPELRAALTSVAEDARHIMVITDADGVLLWREGSTAVRHRADRLGFTEGANWSEGVVGSNGIGTALAEATPVQMFAAEHFVRSHHVWTCTACPVHDPRTGELLGVVDVSGPAETVHPTTVALVGTAVKLAEASLWRTHETRLEMLRNVAAPLLVDLRGPGLVADEHGWVAAVAGMPAVDRIAVPRPGHPIAIHGVGVCLPEPVPGGWLLRVASAAPIRLELDLAQRPPRAVVDGANRWVHPLSTRHAEVLVLLAAAGGAGMDAGALSAALYGDREHLVTVRAEMSRLRRTLGGLLQARPYRIAPEVDVVVPDLGVLRTSTAPGIRGLAACNPAATVAPVRPTG
- a CDS encoding flavin-containing monooxygenase; protein product: MTSTIDRTDAAVRVDEWLGAFQAALTSGDADAAAALFGAESYWRDLVAFTWNITTVEGPAGVADLLRNTDAGATDFRVTEEPAEADGVTTAWIAFETAVGRGSGLLRLTADGKAFTFLTTLDELKGHEEPSRDRRPMGAEHGANPDRVTWLESREKEAAELGYTTQPDVVIIGGGQGGIALGARLRQLGVSTIIVERNERPGDSWRKRYKSLALHDPVWYDHLPYLDFPKNWPVFSPKDKIGDWLEMYARVMELNYWGSTTAKSATRAGDTWEVVVDRAGEEVTLRPKHVVIALGVSGKPNVPVVPGQDVFRGDQHHSSAHPGPDAYKGKKAVVVGSNNSAHDICGALWEAGADVTMVQRSSTHIVRSDSLMDLGLGDLYSERALEAGVTTFKADTIFASLPYRIMHQFQKPTYDAIRERDADYYAALEKAGFRLDFGDDDSGLFMKYLRRGSGYYIDVGASELVANGSIKLAHGQVTELTENEVVLADGTRLEADLVVWATGYGSMNGTAAGIFGQETADRLGKVWGLGSDTTKDPGPWEGEQRNMWKPTQVENLWVHGGNLHQSRYYSLYLALQLKARVEGIPTPVYKLQEVHHTS